The Argonema galeatum A003/A1 genome includes a region encoding these proteins:
- a CDS encoding type II toxin-antitoxin system PemK/MazF family toxin, translating to MPNGILTYQRGEIRWVKLDPTLGVETKKTRACLIVQNDVSNRHSLLTIVMPFLAGTKSAPYAINVVATSVNGLDRNRYIDVAQIRGVDHQRVMDLIGVLEPDYWEQIRMALDIMLGFTI from the coding sequence ATGCCTAACGGAATTCTCACATATCAACGTGGAGAGATTCGTTGGGTAAAACTTGACCCAACTTTAGGTGTTGAAACTAAAAAAACTCGCGCTTGTTTGATTGTGCAAAACGATGTTAGCAATCGCCATAGTTTGCTGACGATTGTAATGCCATTTCTGGCGGGAACAAAATCTGCACCTTATGCTATTAATGTAGTAGCAACATCTGTGAATGGACTCGACAGAAACCGTTACATCGATGTGGCACAGATTCGAGGGGTCGATCACCAACGGGTGATGGATTTAATTGGTGTTTTGGAACCGGACTACTGGGAACAAATTCGTATGGCACTCGATATTATGTTAGGGTTTACCATTTAA
- the ilvB gene encoding biosynthetic-type acetolactate synthase large subunit: MSQRESSLNGEETSPIQTLRRATGGFALIDSLKRHGVKHIFGYPGGAILPLYDELYRAEAAGGIQHILVRHEQGAAHAADGYARATGQVGVCFATSGPGATNLVTGIATAHMDSIPMVIVTGQVSRAAIGTDAFQETDIYGITLPVVKHSYVVRDPRDMARIVAEAFHIASTGRPGPVLIDVPKDVGLEEFDYVPVDPGSVKISGYRPTVKGNPRQTSQAVHLIREARRPLLYVGGGAIASGAHTEILELAERFQIPVTTTLMGKGTFDENHPLALGMLGMHGTAYANFAVSECDLLIAVGARFDDRVTGKLDEFASRAKVIHIDIDPAEVGKNRAPEVPIVGDVRQVLIDMLRRCHETGVCGNPHQTKEWLEKIDRWREDYPLVAPQYPDVLSPQEVIVELGRQAPNAYYTTDVGQHQMWSAQFLKTGPRRWISSAGLGTMGYGMPAAMGAKMALPDEEVICVAGDASIQMNIQELGTLAQYGINVKTVIVNNGWQGMVRQWQQAFYQDRYSSSNMEVGMPDFVKLADAYGIKGMVVSSRDELKNAVAEMLAHNGPVLMNVLVKRDENCYPMVAPGKSNAQMIGLPQRSKLEPTELLYCSNCGAKNVGSNNFCPECGTKL, from the coding sequence TTGTCTCAAAGAGAATCTAGTTTAAATGGCGAAGAAACTTCGCCCATACAAACTCTCAGGCGTGCCACGGGTGGTTTCGCCTTAATTGACAGTCTGAAACGCCACGGCGTCAAGCATATTTTTGGCTATCCCGGCGGTGCGATTCTGCCACTGTACGACGAGCTGTACCGGGCAGAAGCTGCTGGTGGCATACAGCATATCCTGGTCAGACACGAGCAAGGAGCCGCCCACGCAGCAGATGGCTATGCCCGCGCTACTGGTCAGGTGGGGGTTTGTTTTGCGACTTCTGGCCCTGGAGCGACTAACCTGGTAACGGGCATTGCCACGGCTCACATGGACTCGATTCCAATGGTGATTGTGACTGGGCAAGTGAGTCGCGCCGCAATTGGAACTGACGCTTTTCAGGAAACGGATATATATGGGATTACGCTGCCGGTAGTTAAGCACTCTTATGTGGTGCGCGACCCCAGAGATATGGCGCGGATAGTGGCGGAAGCTTTCCACATTGCCAGTACAGGGCGTCCGGGGCCTGTTTTAATTGATGTTCCTAAAGATGTGGGGTTAGAAGAATTTGATTATGTGCCGGTAGATCCCGGTTCGGTGAAAATATCGGGATATCGTCCGACGGTGAAGGGCAATCCTCGTCAGACTAGCCAAGCGGTACATTTGATTCGGGAAGCGCGGCGACCTTTACTATATGTGGGAGGGGGTGCGATCGCATCTGGTGCCCATACAGAAATTCTAGAATTGGCAGAACGTTTCCAGATTCCGGTGACGACAACGCTGATGGGTAAGGGTACTTTTGACGAAAACCACCCGTTAGCTTTGGGGATGTTGGGGATGCACGGCACGGCTTATGCTAACTTTGCCGTGAGCGAGTGCGATTTGCTGATTGCGGTGGGTGCCCGTTTTGATGACCGGGTGACTGGTAAGTTGGATGAGTTTGCTTCCCGCGCTAAGGTGATCCACATTGATATTGACCCGGCTGAAGTTGGGAAAAATAGGGCTCCAGAAGTTCCGATTGTGGGCGATGTGCGCCAGGTGCTGATCGATATGCTGCGCCGATGTCACGAAACGGGGGTTTGTGGAAATCCACATCAAACGAAGGAGTGGTTGGAGAAGATCGATCGCTGGCGCGAAGATTATCCTTTAGTCGCACCTCAATATCCCGATGTGCTGTCACCCCAAGAGGTGATTGTGGAGTTAGGGCGGCAAGCGCCTAATGCTTATTACACCACGGATGTGGGTCAGCACCAAATGTGGTCGGCCCAATTCCTCAAAACCGGGCCGCGTCGCTGGATTTCCAGTGCTGGGCTAGGCACGATGGGTTATGGGATGCCAGCAGCAATGGGTGCCAAAATGGCGCTGCCAGATGAAGAGGTGATTTGCGTTGCCGGTGATGCCAGTATCCAAATGAATATTCAGGAACTCGGAACCTTAGCACAGTATGGCATAAATGTCAAGACCGTGATTGTGAATAATGGTTGGCAGGGAATGGTGCGCCAGTGGCAGCAAGCTTTCTATCAGGATCGCTACTCGTCATCCAATATGGAAGTTGGGATGCCTGATTTTGTGAAGCTGGCGGATGCTTATGGCATCAAGGGAATGGTGGTTAGCAGTCGGGATGAGTTGAAGAATGCCGTTGCCGAAATGCTAGCGCACAATGGCCCCGTGTTGATGAATGTGCTTGTGAAACGGGATGAAAATTGTTACCCGATGGTAGCACCCGGTAAGAGCAATGCACAAATGATTGGGTTGCCACAACGTAGCAAACTGGAACCTACAGAGTTACTTTACTGTAGCAATTGCGGTGCTAAAAATGTGGGTAGCAACAATTTCTGTCCTGAATGCGGCACGAAGTTGTAG
- a CDS encoding PEP-CTERM sorting domain-containing protein (PEP-CTERM proteins occur, often in large numbers, in the proteomes of bacteria that also encode an exosortase, a predicted intramembrane cysteine proteinase. The presence of a PEP-CTERM domain at a protein's C-terminus predicts cleavage within the sorting domain, followed by covalent anchoring to some some component of the (usually Gram-negative) cell surface. Many PEP-CTERM proteins exhibit an unusual sequence composition that includes large numbers of potential glycosylation sites. Expression of one such protein has been shown restore the ability of a bacterium to form floc, a type of biofilm.), with amino-acid sequence MLKFSKSLSKSIVGLTTSVILIPVMSSSASAASLKKIEAVFGLAEQNTSSTQAKCTPSLQPWTMILSCTQSYTASTRLGVSTAGRVDWRNIYQKFEFKGDRGARYRAKFSLTGDVFASVKAAGFAGANAASGLAPRSGGPETRLNLASAIASTSSDWDRHSSSSYFDFNGGSTWTFRVGAQTQGVAWTYGLGFAEAKSSINFTSIATITKIGSSRSSLFSSSSVGSASNYGFNNASDDGFSSVSDDDFIPVSDDEFSNIYDDDFSTISDDGFSNVYDYDFSTISDDGIYTSVPEPSQIGGLAALLTMLLATKRSRFAKKHTKETEKLVGKTAVKV; translated from the coding sequence ATGCTTAAATTTTCTAAAAGTTTATCTAAAAGCATTGTTGGCTTAACTACTTCGGTCATTTTGATTCCAGTTATGTCAAGCAGCGCATCTGCCGCCAGCCTCAAAAAAATTGAAGCCGTTTTTGGTCTTGCCGAACAGAATACCAGCAGTACTCAAGCTAAATGTACTCCTTCTCTTCAACCTTGGACGATGATACTCTCTTGTACTCAAAGCTATACAGCCAGCACTAGACTAGGCGTTAGTACAGCAGGACGAGTAGACTGGCGAAATATATATCAAAAGTTTGAATTTAAGGGCGATCGGGGTGCAAGGTACAGGGCTAAATTTAGTCTAACAGGCGATGTATTTGCATCAGTAAAAGCTGCTGGTTTCGCTGGTGCTAATGCTGCCAGTGGTCTTGCCCCACGTAGCGGCGGTCCTGAGACCAGACTTAACTTAGCTAGTGCTATTGCATCAACATCATCTGACTGGGATCGGCATTCTTCATCTAGTTATTTCGATTTTAACGGTGGTAGCACCTGGACATTTCGCGTGGGAGCGCAAACTCAGGGAGTTGCTTGGACTTATGGTTTGGGTTTTGCTGAGGCTAAATCTTCCATAAATTTCACAAGTATTGCCACCATAACAAAGATAGGTAGTAGTCGTAGTTCCCTTTTTAGCTCTAGTAGCGTCGGTAGTGCTTCTAATTATGGCTTTAACAATGCCTCTGATGACGGATTTTCCAGTGTTTCTGACGATGATTTTATTCCCGTCTCGGATGACGAATTCTCCAATATTTATGACGATGATTTTAGCACTATCTCTGATGACGGATTTTCCAATGTTTATGACTATGATTTTAGCACTATCTCTGATGACGGCATTTATACCTCAGTTCCAGAGCCATCCCAAATTGGCGGACTAGCAGCACTTTTAACTATGTTATTAGCAACCAAACGCTCTCGTTTTGCTAAAAAGCATACTAAAGAAACTGAAAAGCTTGTTGGTAAAACTGCGGTTAAAGTTTAG
- a CDS encoding MFS transporter, translating into MFPTDPSIASSNGFRALLKNGPFMALWIGQVVSQIADKIFFILLIALVAEYQAEAASGFANSMRSTAMVAFTLPAILFGSGAGIFVDRFSKKQTMIASNVIRELLIIALALIHDRFFILLLITFLISTVTQFFAPAEQAAIPLVVKNKELMSANAMFAASTMGALIVGMIIGSPLLNLASRWWGDYGPEVLVGGLYLLSAFIIRFMRTKETRRIIDKQAAIHPLTELKAGLRYLKQNRLVSNAMVQLTVLYSVFAALTVLAIELAQEIGLKEPGEFSFLLGAAGVGMVFGAGILGSWGDRFHNKPLPLLGFLMMSFVLAMFTFTTKTWLGLGLSVFLGVGASFIGVPMQTLIQRQTPEYMRGTVFGFQNNAVNIALSLPLAIAGPLTDAVGNALGSDDAGLRVVLWGMSIVVSASGVWAWRNTRDVLQDVI; encoded by the coding sequence ATGTTTCCAACTGACCCTTCCATTGCTTCTAGTAACGGGTTTCGGGCTCTCCTAAAAAATGGCCCATTTATGGCGCTTTGGATTGGGCAGGTGGTGTCCCAAATAGCGGATAAAATTTTCTTTATTTTGCTGATTGCCCTGGTAGCCGAGTATCAAGCAGAAGCAGCATCAGGTTTCGCCAATTCGATGCGATCGACTGCGATGGTAGCCTTCACCCTGCCAGCGATTCTGTTTGGATCGGGTGCGGGGATTTTTGTAGACCGCTTCTCCAAAAAGCAAACGATGATCGCTAGCAATGTGATTCGAGAGTTATTAATTATAGCGCTGGCTTTGATACACGATCGGTTTTTTATCCTATTGTTGATTACGTTTCTAATCTCAACAGTAACGCAATTTTTTGCCCCAGCAGAGCAGGCAGCAATTCCGCTGGTGGTAAAGAACAAGGAATTAATGTCTGCTAATGCTATGTTCGCAGCATCAACGATGGGCGCTTTGATTGTGGGCATGATAATTGGCAGCCCCTTGTTGAACTTAGCCAGTCGCTGGTGGGGAGACTATGGGCCGGAGGTTTTGGTGGGCGGGTTATACTTGCTCTCAGCATTTATCATTCGCTTCATGCGAACCAAAGAAACTAGGAGGATTATTGATAAGCAGGCTGCTATCCATCCATTGACTGAGTTGAAGGCGGGTTTGCGCTATCTGAAGCAAAACCGTCTGGTGAGTAACGCGATGGTACAGTTGACGGTTCTGTACTCGGTGTTTGCGGCTTTAACGGTGTTGGCGATCGAACTGGCACAGGAAATCGGTCTCAAGGAGCCTGGTGAATTTAGTTTTCTGTTGGGTGCAGCTGGGGTAGGTATGGTTTTCGGTGCTGGTATTTTAGGATCTTGGGGCGATCGCTTTCACAATAAGCCTTTACCTTTGCTAGGTTTTTTAATGATGAGCTTTGTTTTAGCCATGTTTACCTTTACAACCAAAACATGGCTGGGGTTGGGGCTTAGCGTGTTTTTGGGTGTGGGAGCGTCTTTTATAGGTGTACCTATGCAAACGCTTATTCAAAGACAAACACCAGAATATATGCGCGGCACGGTGTTTGGGTTTCAGAATAATGCGGTTAACATTGCCCTGAGTTTGCCATTAGCGATCGCAGGGCCGCTCACCGATGCCGTTGGCAATGCCCTGGGTTCGGATGACGCCGGTTTGCGGGTCGTCCTTTGGGGTATGAGCATAGTAGTGAGCGCATCTGGTGTCTGGGCGTGGCGCAATACCCGCGACGTATTGCAAGATGTGATTTAG
- a CDS encoding DUF433 domain-containing protein produces the protein MAIKMNDWQESISINPKVCHGKPCIKGTRIMVSVILDNLAEGLTPEEIVAEYPPLILKNVRAAISYAAALAREEELLPLK, from the coding sequence ATGGCAATTAAAATGAACGATTGGCAAGAAAGTATTAGCATCAACCCCAAGGTTTGTCACGGGAAACCTTGCATCAAAGGAACGCGCATCATGGTTTCAGTTATCTTAGATAATCTAGCAGAGGGACTAACGCCAGAAGAGATCGTAGCTGAATATCCGCCGCTTATTTTGAAAAATGTAAGAGCGGCTATTTCCTATGCTGCTGCACTGGCGAGAGAAGAAGAATTGTTGCCACTTAAATAA
- a CDS encoding cysteine peptidase family C39 domain-containing protein: MHPKLSGAGGNWRVIDEVTDPAIVQQQSIRSCGSACGEMLLQSRGINNISQADIEKLATAPTWPELLADALNQLNPDNQGKWLGNFVSASSFDALNATGSWIGVLWGAGARIGHTVVVDGIYNDTVLIRDPWDGTKYRMRKGDFLEYWNGQAVYWIEQ; encoded by the coding sequence ATGCACCCTAAACTTTCTGGTGCGGGTGGTAATTGGAGAGTTATTGATGAAGTTACTGACCCCGCCATTGTACAACAGCAAAGTATTCGCTCTTGCGGTTCTGCCTGTGGTGAAATGCTGTTGCAAAGTCGAGGTATTAATAATATTAGTCAAGCTGATATTGAAAAACTAGCAACAGCACCCACTTGGCCAGAATTGTTGGCAGATGCACTTAACCAACTCAATCCAGATAATCAGGGAAAATGGTTAGGTAACTTTGTCAGCGCTTCATCTTTCGATGCTTTGAACGCTACAGGGTCTTGGATTGGCGTACTTTGGGGAGCAGGGGCTAGAATAGGACATACGGTAGTGGTGGATGGTATTTACAATGATACAGTTCTCATCCGTGACCCTTGGGATGGGACGAAGTACAGGATGAGAAAAGGTGATTTTTTAGAATACTGGAATGGACAAGCTGTTTACTGGATAGAACAATGA
- a CDS encoding NB-ARC domain-containing protein, which produces MDVKEVLKIADRLIFTKTGKHLDDLQEAILRGTVQGQKYSKIAEDFHCSEGHIKDAASELWKILSDVVGEDVSKANFRSTMERCRFSNVSSVSSNCAKDFIQINNINLCPKPLPPPQVPEDRSGQVRNPVSPRNRVSVDDAPDIGNFYDRTQQLTILEKWIVQERCRLVALLGISGIGKTALAVQLVEQIKDKFEYVIWQSLCGKPPLAEVQKTLIQFISNQQEIELAVSAEGRLSQLIEYLRKHRCLVILDDVHSVFSNGQLAGCYEPGYQDYGLLFRRIGELSHHSCLVLTSWDKPREIAALEGENKPVRSLQLDGLDMASAREILREKGLAEEEKWEDLINHYQGNPLWLKLVATMIQDLFGGSVSEILKYDIIFLNEDLKDILNQQFNSLSELEKQVMSVLAIGPDPVSISKLLEHIQLSPAELFNAMQSLGRRSLIDKVKQGNQQLFNLQPVVRQYVKTEILH; this is translated from the coding sequence ATGGACGTTAAAGAAGTGCTAAAAATAGCCGATCGCCTAATTTTCACCAAAACAGGGAAACACTTAGACGATCTGCAAGAAGCTATCTTACGGGGAACGGTGCAAGGTCAGAAATACTCGAAAATAGCAGAAGACTTCCACTGTAGCGAGGGACACATTAAAGATGCTGCTTCTGAACTATGGAAGATACTCTCAGATGTAGTAGGAGAAGATGTCAGTAAAGCAAATTTTCGCTCTACAATGGAGAGGTGTCGGTTCTCTAACGTTTCATCCGTTTCATCAAATTGTGCGAAAGACTTTATACAAATTAATAACATCAACCTTTGTCCAAAACCTTTGCCACCTCCACAAGTTCCAGAAGATCGATCGGGCCAAGTTAGAAACCCGGTTTCTCCAAGAAACCGGGTTTCTGTAGATGATGCACCCGATATCGGCAATTTCTACGATCGCACACAACAACTAACTATTCTAGAAAAATGGATAGTGCAAGAACGCTGTCGCCTAGTGGCACTTTTGGGGATAAGCGGTATTGGCAAAACTGCACTAGCCGTCCAGCTAGTAGAACAAATTAAAGATAAATTTGAATATGTAATTTGGCAAAGTCTCTGCGGCAAACCACCCCTAGCAGAAGTTCAGAAAACCCTAATCCAATTCATCTCTAACCAACAGGAAATCGAGTTAGCAGTCAGCGCCGAAGGTAGACTATCCCAGCTAATAGAGTATTTGCGAAAACACCGCTGTTTAGTCATACTCGATGATGTCCATTCAGTTTTCAGCAACGGACAGTTAGCAGGTTGCTACGAACCTGGATATCAAGATTATGGTTTATTATTCAGACGAATAGGAGAATTATCTCATCATAGTTGCTTAGTGCTGACCAGTTGGGATAAACCGAGAGAAATTGCCGCCTTAGAAGGAGAAAATAAACCCGTTCGTTCCTTGCAATTGGATGGTTTGGATATGGCATCAGCAAGGGAAATTCTGAGAGAGAAAGGTTTAGCTGAAGAGGAGAAATGGGAAGACCTGATTAACCACTACCAAGGCAATCCTTTATGGTTAAAGCTAGTTGCCACAATGATTCAAGACTTATTCGGTGGCAGTGTTTCTGAAATACTTAAATATGATATAATCTTTTTGAATGAGGATTTAAAAGATATATTAAATCAGCAGTTTAATAGCTTATCCGAATTGGAAAAACAGGTGATGTCCGTTTTAGCGATCGGGCCCGATCCAGTTTCAATCTCAAAATTGCTAGAACATATCCAATTATCGCCAGCAGAGTTATTTAACGCCATGCAATCATTGGGAAGACGATCGTTGATTGACAAAGTAAAACAAGGTAATCAACAGCTTTTCAACCTTCAACCTGTGGTAAGACAGTATGTGAAAACAGAGATATTGCATTAG
- a CDS encoding CopG family transcriptional regulator, which produces MPKQVTIDLDDEVLVFLDRHSGGNLSEYINKLLRRQRRSAIEAELAAAHQQDAQNPEYRAEIALWDAVVADGIGDDADA; this is translated from the coding sequence ATGCCCAAACAAGTAACGATCGATCTTGATGATGAAGTTTTGGTTTTTCTTGATCGGCATTCGGGGGGAAACCTAAGCGAGTACATAAATAAGTTGTTAAGAAGGCAGCGTCGATCTGCGATCGAGGCAGAGTTAGCTGCGGCACACCAACAGGATGCTCAAAATCCCGAATATAGAGCGGAAATCGCGTTGTGGGATGCGGTAGTAGCAGATGGAATTGGAGATGATGCCGATGCCTAA
- a CDS encoding Uma2 family endonuclease — translation MVTTTEVSNVSKVFTLEDYMLNPPDNTEWVDGELVEKNGSTAKHGRTQSRLSYYWGNYMNSNNLGGEVYISADCRTVGRGRCPDVAYLTTELLTQYGNNFTVLPQSFPLIAEIISPTDKAEEVFTKVREYLESGCQEIWLIFPDSQWVLVITQQQQKLFNLGDVVSTQIMLPGFSVTVDELLA, via the coding sequence ATGGTAACTACCACAGAAGTCTCAAATGTATCAAAAGTCTTTACACTAGAAGACTATATGCTCAATCCCCCCGATAATACGGAATGGGTGGATGGAGAATTAGTGGAGAAAAATGGTAGTACAGCAAAACACGGTCGAACTCAATCTAGACTCTCTTATTATTGGGGAAATTATATGAATTCTAATAATCTGGGTGGCGAAGTTTACATTTCAGCAGATTGTCGCACAGTCGGACGAGGGCGTTGTCCTGATGTTGCCTATTTGACAACAGAATTACTAACACAATATGGTAATAATTTTACCGTATTACCGCAAAGTTTTCCATTAATTGCTGAGATTATTTCTCCTACCGATAAAGCTGAAGAAGTATTTACCAAAGTAAGAGAGTATTTAGAATCCGGTTGTCAGGAAATATGGCTAATATTTCCTGATAGTCAGTGGGTATTGGTAATTACTCAACAACAGCAAAAATTGTTTAATTTAGGTGATGTAGTTAGCACTCAAATCATGTTACCTGGTTTTAGTGTGACAGTTGATGAATTGTTGGCTTAA